The genomic DNA TGCCGCGGTCGCTTCGTTCCCCTTTGCACTCGCTGGCGCAGTTGCGCCTCGTCGCCCGAATCCAGGCGGATCTGTGTCCAGATCGATCAAGCGCCTCGGCTTCTTGATCCCCCGGCATCCAGCCGGGCCGACGCCCGGAGAGCCATCGTGGTAGGTACACGGcggcgcttcttcctcctccgacgCCTGCCGGCTGCTTCACTGTACGCCTGGTACGTATGATTTACCTATCAGGGAGCACCCTAAATCTCTAATGCTTTCCTTAGCTTCATGAAAAAACAAGAACCCTGGAGACGGTGCTGTTCGTGTGCGTGTGAGGATGCTGGCGAGTGCTTCGACGGGACTAATGAACTCAGTCCTCGAAAAGTTATCCAGTCTTATGGCTGATGAGTCCACCAAGCTCGTAGGTGTGCATAAACAGGTATGATTGGCGGGCACCATGCTCTTACGACTACGACAATTTGATTGTTTATATTATAATATATATGGTCTGACAGGTCTGTCTGTCTACCCAATCCAACATCCGCGTTCTATGCTTCTAGTTCTAGTCAGCCATACCTGAAATCTGTAACCAAATGTGTTGCCAAATTCAGGTATGGCCCCGAATTTTTAGTTACACTGATTCTACCTATTAATTTTAAAAGTCATTGTAACCACAAACAAATTTGGTTTCATTTCCTTCACACATGCTATActcaggaagaagaaagggaaagaaaaaggaaggggaaaaaaacccGGGTACAGTTAGTTGTCATACCCAGACGAAACTGTAGCAAAAACGTTACAATATTAGTACTTTGATTCAGCCTGTGGTTTCAATTTCGTTAATTATTTCTGGATCAAGATCAACCCTGACTTTTTATATCCAAACTGCAGTTGCGGTTCCTCCATCATGAGCTCAGCAGCATGCGGGGTGCTCTAGAAGATGTTGCGGACATGGAGGACCTGACCAACGAAACCAAGGTGTGGAGAAATGAAGTGACGGAATTGGCCTACGACACGGAAGATTGCATCGATGATTTTAGACACCGTGTTGAAAGTCCACATGACGGACAAGGGTTGATGTGTAGGGCTGCTCGTCTTCTCAAGACACTGATGGCGCGCTATCAAATATCTAGAAAAATTGAAGAGCTCAGGACTCGCGTGCAAGAGGCCAGTGATCGCCGCACAAGGTACAGACTTGGCGAATGTTTGTCTAGATCTGCTCATGTTTCTGTTGATCCTCGGATCACTGCACTTTATGCAGAAACATCAAGCCTTGTCGGGATCGATGCCCCTAAAGAAGAGGTTATCAAGTTGTTGACTAAGGTTGGTATACATCACTACATTGTTGTTATTTTTGTTCTAATAAAGATAGGGAATTTACCCTGTTATCTTTTTATTGTTTGTTGAGGAAGGTCGATGATGCGTCACCACAAGAGCTAAGAGTGGTATCTATTGTTGGGTTTGGAGGCCTAGGAAAGACTACACTTGCAAATGAAGTCTACCGCAACCTTAGATTGAGTTTTAGTTGCAAGGCTATCATATCGGTGTCTCAGAGACCTGACATGATGAGTCTTCTCAACAGCCTGTTCTCAAAGGTTTCGGGGCAAGGGGCTAATCACGCTAACGATCTGCAAGGTCTAATAGACAATCTTCGAGAGTATCTCCAAGGCAAAAGGTATCTGAGTTTATTCTTCTATacgctccctcctccctcctcatTGTTTACACATTGTCATCTTTAAGACATCAAGTGGCAATATGATCCCTAGCAAACACACCGGAGCATTACTGTTTTTTAGAACCCTTGTAGTACATGTTTCCAATACAATGTCATGCAACCGATTTGTACCGATTCAACCATTTAGTGAAATATTAGTCGTCAATTCCACCTACAATTTGCGGCAAGGGTAGAAAAAGGCTCACTACAAATCTACTTGGATAGAAACTCTACGTAATTAACTAGCTCGGTAGGTATATCATTAGGAAGCTGTCACCGCAACGTTAATATTCCAAGGCACATGCTATGAACACACAGGTAACTAGTTCATTGGTATTTTATTACATTAGCTCGAATTGATGGTTTTTTGTTATGGTACTCCCAAATCATTACTCACGACCTGCATTTTTCGGACAatcaaatattttaaaaatgtaGAGATTATCTCCTAGCAGGTTATAGTTCACCCATATCACCAAATAAACCATAGTAACTCCTTTTTAAAGATGAAGCGTAAAAGGCAGTAATATGTTTGGAATGCGCTTTTGTAAACAAGGAGGAATTTTATCATAGATATATTTCACAATCCAACAATTGATTGCTTACTAGTGGACAAGACATTGGGCATATACTACGTGGATGGTCAAGTGTGACATGTACTTGTGTACCGCTGGACATGTTCATGCGTGAGAACTGAAAGTTTGATGTACGAGATTTTTCTCTCTCCAttttgaaaagaagaaaaatgtggAAAATCCTTGAGCATGTGCGCAtgttaaaaaatgaaatatctTCATCTTTTGTGTTGGGTTAATGCGATGTTTTGTATACACAAATTTTTTCCAGGTATTTTCTCGTGGTTGATGATTTATGGGATGCATCAGCATGGGAAATTATAAAATGTGCTTTTCCAGAGAGTCACTGTGGCAGTAGAGTGTTGACAACTACACGAATTGAACGTGTGGCTGTGGCAAGTTGCAATTATCAGTTGAAGTTCGTTTACAGGATGAAACCTCTGGGTGATCATCATTCAAGACAGTTGTTCCTTCGGAGAGTTTTTGGCTCAGCAGATACATGTCCTGAGCCATTTGAAGGACTACAAGAGAAAATTCTTCAAAAGTGTGGCGGCCTACCACTAGCAATCATCACTATAGCCAGCCTTTTGGCTAGTCAGCCAACCAGGTCAATAGAGCAGTGGAAGTTTGTCCTTAATTCTTTACGCCACAACCTGGGATTAGATCCAACATTAGAAGGGATGAGGCAGACATTGAACCTTAGCTACACTCACCTTCCACATCCTCTTAAGGCATGCATATTGTACATTGGTATGTATCCAGAGGATTACGAAATTCAGAGGGATGACTTGGTCGTTCAATGCGTAGCTGAAGGTTTCATTAGTGGAGTAGATGGGAGAGAAGCAGTGGAAGTGGCGGGGAGTTACTTGAATGAACTTGTGAACAGGAGCATGATCATCCAACACGTAAAATATGGCGCTAGAGGGGATCGCATCATCTATAGAGTGCATGATATGGTTCTGGATCTAATTTTGTCCAAGTCCACAGAAGAGAACTTCTTGTGTGCAGTGGAGAACCTACAGGCAATCAGCACAAGACAACGGCAGTACAAGGCTCGCCGGCTCTCCCTACAGTTTCAGGACAGAAGCCTAGTTGAAAGTGCAGGCCGCATTAGCCTGCCGCATGTTCGATCACTGATCATTTTTGGATGGCCTCATGGTAGCCTTGAACTGCTTGAGCTCAAGTTTATCCGAGCTCTGTATATTGAGCGTGCCACCAATGAACTTGACCTCACTCTGATCAGCAAATTGTTCCAGCTCAGATGTTTATGCGTTCGTGGCAACTACAAACGGCTGCAGCTACCTGAAGAAATTATCGGTCTACAGCATCTAGAGGCAGTAATCATATTGTCAGACTTGTCCAATGTTCCACGGGATATTGTTTCTTTGCCTGCTTTGTTATACTTGCAATTTCCCCCAGCCGCGTCTTATCCCATTGGAATTGGCAACATGAAATGTCTCCACACTTTGCGCAGCTTTTGATCCCAGCAAGCAGTCGGTGGCTAACACATGGGCCCTTGGTGAATTGTTGAACCTAAGGGTTCTTGATCTGTTGATCGCTGGTGGAAGCTTTGCCAATAAAGGTGCACACATGGATGCTCTTATGTCCTCCCTGGAGAAGCTAATCAGTTGCAATCTCAAGACACTATCCATCATCGCACGGGACAATGTGGGTCGTCACGGCAGGTGGAGTTCTTTGTGCTTCTCTTGCTCTCATCTCGAGCAACTCCACCTATTATACTTCAAGATCCAAAGGATGCCGGCGTGGGTTTGCCAACTACGCGCCCTCAGCAGCCTGAAAATCAAAGTCGGGGGAGCTGTGCGAGGACGATGTTGCTGTTCTTGCAGGGTTGCCTGTCCTTGCTCGTCTTGTTCTGGACGCTGAGGTTGTTCCTGCCGAAGGGGTCGTCTTCAGTGGTGGCACGGCATTCAGGGTCCTTGGTTACTTGAGAGCTCCCTACGTGGCAGAAGCGGGCGTCACCTTCCAGGCAGGATCGACGCCCCAGGTCGAGGTCCTCAGGTTGCTGGTGAGGGCGAGCGATGTGCAGCGGCATGGTGTCAAGCTTGCCGGCATCGAGCACCTAACAAATCTTAAGCAGGTGCTCGTCAACTTACGAAATGGCGACTGTGACGAATCAGAGGTGCCGGCAATAAAGGAGGAAATTCGGAGGGCTTTTGATGCCCATCCAGCTTCCTCCAGCATTCAGATCGAGTTTTATTGAGTCCCGATACGATTAAATTGCACTTTTGTTggataacttatttttttagatttgctTGTGGTCAGGTGACTGCTCTGCGGCTTATCCATCCGTCAACTTTTGGATCGAACAGTCAAGCAGTTCTTCAGTGTTCTCActgtttttgtttctttcaatTGGGCGTTGGGCCCTCCTATGCTCTGTTGGGCTTCTTTGCATGCCTTATTTATTATTGGGCTTGGCTGAATTAGGTAACAAGTTCCACACCATCCAGGTAGGTAGGTCATCATCAGGTGTCAATGTGTCAGGTAGGTTCGCCACCATTCGAATCTGAAGAGCGTCAAATTTCGTATTTTTCTACTCTCCGTTCCAAATAATAAAGAGTCAAATCATttaaaatttgatcaaaattataaagagaTCACAAAAATGTATGGcatcgaatagatatactatgaaaatatatttaatgaaaaaactaatgaTACGTATTTGGTataatgatacttatttggtatcatgaatgttagtactttattgtataaatttgatcaaatttaagatgctttgactcttcgAGAAGTTGGAATGTTGAAACGGTGGGAGTAAATGTATATTAATATAAGCGGAAACTAGATAGAGTTACAGTGGCAGTGCCGGTCAAAGCAGTTCAGTCAAATATTCGATTGAGCAAAAATTTAGTTAAAAACGTATGAGTTACCTTGTAATTTGCAGGCCGCCGGCCGGAGAAGGGTCCGCGGCCTCTCATGAGGCGGTAGTGGCGCGAGCCAGGATGAGTAGTGACGTCACGGGACTCCTTCGCGCCGCAGGCGGTTAGCAGCTGACGGGCGGGGTCCTTCCGTTTTTCCGCTATCATTTTAGCTGAAGAATAATAAACGCGGCTGTTTTTTTTTAGTTGTTCTTCCGCCTCCAAATTGCACCGAGCCATTTCTTCGTCTCGGCTTCTCATCCCCAAATCGAGCCAGCCACCGCTCCTCGTCTCATactcctcctccctcgccgccgcctggatcCATCTGTGCCTCTGGGAAACCGTACCCGCGCTCCCCTACTCCCCCACGGACCAGCGCCGAGCCGGCGGAGTCTGTTCGTTACCGGCGGTAGGGTTGCGGCCCGGGAGTTGATCGCGGGGGACGAGTAGGCGCCGGCAGCGGTGGCGCCTGGCATGGCGGGGGCGCCCGGGGTGGGGCCGGGTGCGGGGgcggggggtggcggcggcggaggcggcgccgcggcggggctcAAGACCTACTTCAAGACGCCCGAGGGGAGGTACAAGCTGCAGTACGAGAAGACGCACTCCGCCGTCCTGCACTACAGCCACGGCGGCAAGACTGTCTCGCAGGTACGGATGCACGCAGCACGCTGCTTCTGCTAGGGGATCTAGATCGGTCTCGGCGGGTGGCCGGTGGGGGTGGGGAAATCGGGTTGTTGCAGTGGATGATTTTGGAAGTCCTTTTTAACTGCTATAATGGGATTTGGTTGGGTTCAGGAGCGGTTTAGAGCAAATTTGAAGTAGAGGTCGTGTCCTTCGATTCTGTGCTGGCTGCTCCATAGTAGAATTTGCGCTGCTGCCGTTAGCTTGCTTATTAGGCAATTTAGTTTTATATATGTTACAAGCTTCATTCATGGGCAAAGTTGTGGTTCTCATTTTGTTTTTGTATGAGTTGAGCCTTTACTTTAGTGAAGAAGCACAATTGAACTATTGATAACTtttgttggtttgtttctcGATTCTGCCATACATACAGGACTTCTCAGGTTTTGATGATAAGCTTGTCTTCTGATCGGGAGCATGATTTACAGTGGTCATTACTCATTGGTTGCCATTATCAGAGTTGACATTGGTGTTAGCTTGCTTGTTAGATGGTTTAGGCTGTCAGTTTTGTATGATGTTTCATCCATAACATTGTAGTTTGTTTGCTTTTAGTTTAAGCTAGACATATCAGTAAACAAGCAGTATTGATAACTTTGTTGGTTTATTTCTCAATTCTGTCGTAAATTTAGCGCTTCCTTGATTTCAATGGTAAGCTTGTGCTTTGATAATTAGTTTGTGGTTTTGATTGTCACAGTTGACAGTGGCATACCTCAAGGAGAAGCCTTCTAGCCAGGGGTCCCAGCCATCAACACCAAGCTCCAGCAGTGGGATGCGATCTGCGGCAGCAAGGCTGCTGGGCACTGGGAATGGTAGCAAGGCACTTAACTTTGGTGGGGGCAACGGTGCAAGCCGGGCTGTTGCTGGAAGCAGCCGTATAGGAGGAGGCCTTGGTACATCTACGAGCCTTGGTGGATCACAAGGGGTTGCGAATTATGATGGCAAGGGTACATACATTGTCTTCAATGCTGCTGATACGCTATTCATCAGTGATCTCAATTCACAGGAGAAGGTATTCAGTCTTTTTACTGGATGCATACTACGCACAGTTTTTGGTGTCTTGCTATTTTCTGATCTGCTGGTTACTTCCGCTAGGATCCA from Setaria italica strain Yugu1 chromosome VII, Setaria_italica_v2.0, whole genome shotgun sequence includes the following:
- the LOC101759949 gene encoding putative disease resistance RPP13-like protein 3 isoform X4 — its product is MLASASTGLMNSVLEKLSSLMADESTKLVGVHKQLRFLHHELSSMRGALEDVADMEDLTNETKVWRNEVTELAYDTEDCIDDFRHRVESPHDGQGLMCRAARLLKTLMARYQISRKIEELRTRVQEASDRRTSLVGIDAPKEEVIKLLTKVDDASPQELRVVSIVGFGGLGKTTLANEVYRNLRLSFSCKAIISVSQRPDMMSLLNSLFSKVSGQGANHANDLQGLIDNLREYLQGKRYFLVVDDLWDASAWEIIKCAFPESHCGSRVLTTTRIERVAVASCNYQLKFVYRMKPLGDHHSRQLFLRRVFGSADTCPEPFEGLQEKILQKCGGLPLAIITIASLLASQPTRSIEQWKFVLNSLRHNLGLDPTLEGMRQTLNLSYTHLPHPLKACILYIGMYPEDYEIQRDDLVVQCVAEGFISGVDGREAVEVAGSYLNELVNRSMIIQHVKYGARGDRIIYRVHDMVLDLILSKSTEENFLCAVENLQAISTRQRQYKARRLSLQFQDRSLVESAGRISLPHVRSLIIFGWPHGSLELLELKFIRALYIERATNELDLTLISKLFQLRCLCVRGNYKRLQLPEEIIGLQHLEAVIILSDLSNVPRDIVSLPALLYLQFPPAASYPIGIGNMKCLHTLRSF
- the LOC101759949 gene encoding disease resistance protein RPM1 isoform X5, translating into MMSLLNSLFSKVSGQGANHANDLQGLIDNLREYLQGKRYFLVVDDLWDASAWEIIKCAFPESHCGSRVLTTTRIERVAVASCNYQLKFVYRMKPLGDHHSRQLFLRRVFGSADTCPEPFEGLQEKILQKCGGLPLAIITIASLLASQPTRSIEQWKFVLNSLRHNLGLDPTLEGMRQTLNLSYTHLPHPLKACILYIGMYPEDYEIQRDDLVVQCVAEGFISGVDGREAVEVAGSYLNELVNRSMIIQHVKYGARGDRIIYRVHDMVLDLILSKSTEENFLCAVENLQAISTRQRQYKARRLSLQFQDRSLVESAGRISLPHVRSLIIFGWPHGSLELLELKFIRALYIERATNELDLTLISKLFQLRCLCVRGNYKRLQLPEEIIGLQHLEAVIILSDLSNVPRDIVSLPALLYLQFPPAASYPIGIGNMKCLHTLRSF
- the LOC101759949 gene encoding putative disease resistance RPP13-like protein 3 isoform X1; translation: MLASASTGLMNSVLEKLSSLMADESTKLVGVHKQLRFLHHELSSMRGALEDVADMEDLTNETKVWRNEVTELAYDTEDCIDDFRHRVESPHDGQGLMCRAARLLKTLMARYQISRKIEELRTRVQEASDRRTRYRLGECLSRSAHVSVDPRITALYAETSSLVGIDAPKEEVIKLLTKVDDASPQELRVVSIVGFGGLGKTTLANEVYRNLRLSFSCKAIISVSQRPDMMSLLNSLFSKVSGQGANHANDLQGLIDNLREYLQGKRYFLVVDDLWDASAWEIIKCAFPESHCGSRVLTTTRIERVAVASCNYQLKFVYRMKPLGDHHSRQLFLRRVFGSADTCPEPFEGLQEKILQKCGGLPLAIITIASLLASQPTRSIEQWKFVLNSLRHNLGLDPTLEGMRQTLNLSYTHLPHPLKACILYIGMYPEDYEIQRDDLVVQCVAEGFISGVDGREAVEVAGSYLNELVNRSMIIQHVKYGARGDRIIYRVHDMVLDLILSKSTEENFLCAVENLQAISTRQRQYKARRLSLQFQDRSLVESAGRISLPHVRSLIIFGWPHGSLELLELKFIRALYIERATNELDLTLISKLFQLRCLCVRGNYKRLQLPEEIIGLQHLEAVIILSDLSNVPRDIVSLPALLYLQFPPAASYPIGIGNMKCLHTLRSF
- the LOC101759949 gene encoding uncharacterized protein LOC101759949 isoform X6; translation: MLASASTGLMNSVLEKLSSLMADESTKLVGVHKQLRFLHHELSSMRGALEDVADMEDLTNETKVWRNEVTELAYDTEDCIDDFRHRVESPHDGQGLMCRAARLLKTLMARYQISRKIEELRTRVQEASDRRTRYRLGECLSRSAHVSVDPRITALYAETSSLVGIDAPKEEVIKLLTKEGR
- the LOC101759949 gene encoding putative disease resistance RPP13-like protein 3 isoform X2, with protein sequence MCCQIQEEERERKRKGKKTRLRFLHHELSSMRGALEDVADMEDLTNETKVWRNEVTELAYDTEDCIDDFRHRVESPHDGQGLMCRAARLLKTLMARYQISRKIEELRTRVQEASDRRTRYRLGECLSRSAHVSVDPRITALYAETSSLVGIDAPKEEVIKLLTKVDDASPQELRVVSIVGFGGLGKTTLANEVYRNLRLSFSCKAIISVSQRPDMMSLLNSLFSKVSGQGANHANDLQGLIDNLREYLQGKRYFLVVDDLWDASAWEIIKCAFPESHCGSRVLTTTRIERVAVASCNYQLKFVYRMKPLGDHHSRQLFLRRVFGSADTCPEPFEGLQEKILQKCGGLPLAIITIASLLASQPTRSIEQWKFVLNSLRHNLGLDPTLEGMRQTLNLSYTHLPHPLKACILYIGMYPEDYEIQRDDLVVQCVAEGFISGVDGREAVEVAGSYLNELVNRSMIIQHVKYGARGDRIIYRVHDMVLDLILSKSTEENFLCAVENLQAISTRQRQYKARRLSLQFQDRSLVESAGRISLPHVRSLIIFGWPHGSLELLELKFIRALYIERATNELDLTLISKLFQLRCLCVRGNYKRLQLPEEIIGLQHLEAVIILSDLSNVPRDIVSLPALLYLQFPPAASYPIGIGNMKCLHTLRSF
- the LOC101759949 gene encoding putative disease resistance RPP13-like protein 3 isoform X3, with translation MCCQIQLRFLHHELSSMRGALEDVADMEDLTNETKVWRNEVTELAYDTEDCIDDFRHRVESPHDGQGLMCRAARLLKTLMARYQISRKIEELRTRVQEASDRRTRYRLGECLSRSAHVSVDPRITALYAETSSLVGIDAPKEEVIKLLTKVDDASPQELRVVSIVGFGGLGKTTLANEVYRNLRLSFSCKAIISVSQRPDMMSLLNSLFSKVSGQGANHANDLQGLIDNLREYLQGKRYFLVVDDLWDASAWEIIKCAFPESHCGSRVLTTTRIERVAVASCNYQLKFVYRMKPLGDHHSRQLFLRRVFGSADTCPEPFEGLQEKILQKCGGLPLAIITIASLLASQPTRSIEQWKFVLNSLRHNLGLDPTLEGMRQTLNLSYTHLPHPLKACILYIGMYPEDYEIQRDDLVVQCVAEGFISGVDGREAVEVAGSYLNELVNRSMIIQHVKYGARGDRIIYRVHDMVLDLILSKSTEENFLCAVENLQAISTRQRQYKARRLSLQFQDRSLVESAGRISLPHVRSLIIFGWPHGSLELLELKFIRALYIERATNELDLTLISKLFQLRCLCVRGNYKRLQLPEEIIGLQHLEAVIILSDLSNVPRDIVSLPALLYLQFPPAASYPIGIGNMKCLHTLRSF